The genomic stretch CTACTAATCTGGCTCCTGCCATGGCAGGAACAGACCTGTTTACTCATATTCGGCACATGACAAAAACGACAGTCCCTTCTATTTTGATAGCATTGATCATTTTTGGGATTCTTGGTTTTACGATAGATGTAAGCGGTTCAGTGGAGCAGGTAAAGGGAATTTCAGAGGTGATCTCAGCCAAGTTTAACATCACTGGCTGGTTGTTTGTTGTACCGGTATTGGTGTTGGGCATGATCATTAAGAAAGTACCAGCAGTACCAGCCTTGCTTGCAGGAGCTTTGCTAGGAGGAGTGTTTGCAGTGATTTTCCAGCCACAGATCATTGAGGGCATTGCAGGTGAACCAAGTGCCAGCTATACGTATCAGTCGTTTAAGGCAGTGATGATGTCGCTTTATGGTGATATTAGCGTAACCACTTCCAATGAAATGGTAAACGAATTGTTATCCACAGGTGGCATGGCGGGAATGTTATTTACCATTTGGCTGATCATTACGGCCATGATCTTCGGTGGTGTAATGGAAGAAAGTGGGATGCTACTGGTAATCGCTGAGGCTGTCATCAGGAAAGTGCATTCCTTGGGTTCATTGATCGCATCTACCGCTGCGACTTGTGTTTTCTTTAACCTCACCACCTCAGACCAATACTTGGCAATCCTGGTTCCTGGGAGAATGTATGCAGATATTTATAAAAAGAGAGGCTTAAAAGGCGAGAACCTCAGCAGGACGCTGGAGGATAGTGCTACGGTGACTTCTGTGCTGGTGCCGTGGAATACATGTGGAGCCACGCAAGCTTCCGTGCTTGGAGTGGCCACCATGACTTATGCCCCTTATTGTTTTTTTAACATCATCAGTCCATTTATGACTGTTTTGTATGGATACCTTAAGCTTGGTATCAATTATTATTCTGAAGAAGAAATGAGAGAAATCCAAAAAGAACTGGCCGTATGATTCCTTATAAAATAAGTAAAGACGAGGTGAACGAGCTCCCATTGGGGCACTTTGAGGGAGATATCGTATTGATTGAAGATGAGAAATTGGTTCC from Echinicola soli encodes the following:
- the nhaC gene encoding Na+/H+ antiporter NhaC, coding for MTKPHQKASLGEAMIPILFLIILLVINIRIFGTDSLSGSNQMVLILSSCVASLIAIFRLKISWDTLQKGIVNSIGAAMPSILILLLIGALAGTWLLSGIVPAMIYYGLKVLSPGIFLLAACVVSAIVSIATGSSWTTVATVGVALLGIGRALGFEEGVIAGAIISGAYFGDKMSPLSDTTNLAPAMAGTDLFTHIRHMTKTTVPSILIALIIFGILGFTIDVSGSVEQVKGISEVISAKFNITGWLFVVPVLVLGMIIKKVPAVPALLAGALLGGVFAVIFQPQIIEGIAGEPSASYTYQSFKAVMMSLYGDISVTTSNEMVNELLSTGGMAGMLFTIWLIITAMIFGGVMEESGMLLVIAEAVIRKVHSLGSLIASTAATCVFFNLTTSDQYLAILVPGRMYADIYKKRGLKGENLSRTLEDSATVTSVLVPWNTCGATQASVLGVATMTYAPYCFFNIISPFMTVLYGYLKLGINYYSEEEMREIQKELAV